A part of Prionailurus viverrinus isolate Anna chromosome E1, UM_Priviv_1.0, whole genome shotgun sequence genomic DNA contains:
- the LOC125152172 gene encoding C-C motif chemokine 4 translates to MKLCVTVLSLLVLVAAFCSPTLSAPMGSDPPTACCFSYALRKLPRNFVVDYFETSSLCSQPAVVFQTKRGRQVCANPSDSWVQEYMDDLELN, encoded by the exons ATGAAACTCTGTGTGACTGTCCTTTCTCTCCTTGTGCTAGTGGCTGCCTTCTGCTCCCCGACGCTCTCAGCACCAA TGGGCTCAGACCCTCCCACCGCCTGCTGCTTCTCTTACGCCCTGCGGAAGCTCCCTCGAAACTTTGTAGTGGATTACTTTGAGACCAGCAGCCTCTGCTCCCAGCCAGCTGTGGT ATTCCAAACCAAAAGGGGCAGACAAGTCTGTGCTAACCCCAGTGACTCCTGGGTCCAGGAATACATGGATGACCTGGAACTGAACTGA